One window of the Lysobacterales bacterium genome contains the following:
- a CDS encoding indolepyruvate ferredoxin oxidoreductase family protein, whose protein sequence is MSASLSAPAIDAGYTLEHKYTRTQGRIYLSGVQALVRLPLMQRMRDQAAGLNTAGFISGYRGSPLGGFDLELWRARKHLSAAAVKFVPGLNEDLGATMVWGSQQANLFPGAKHDGVYAMWYGKGPGVDRCGDVFKHGNAAGTSRHGGVLALAADDHACRSSTLPHGSEHEFVSALMPVLNPAGVQDILDMGLLGWAMSRFTGRWVGFKTIAETVESSASVTVDPHQLDIVVPGDFPLPPGGLNIRWPDPPLDQEMRLHQYAVDAAIAFARANGIDRTVFDSPRARLGIVTTGKSYLDVLQALEYLGIDAEACRDIGIRVYKVGMTWPLEPAGIREFARGLEDIVVVEEKRAFIESQMKEAMYNWDHERRPSIVGKYDESGDWILPSTSELTPARIARVIAGRLARFFSSERIEQRLKWIAAKEAELALPRPVFPRAAHYCSGCPHNTSTVVPEGSRALGGIGCHYMVTWMDRRTDTFTQMGGEGVTWCGQAPFTSEKHVFQNLGDGTYFHSGSLAIRQAIAAGVNITYKILYNDAVAMTGGQPVDGTLTVPDIAHQVRAEGVATIVVLSDDIGKWSRPEIFPEGVEFAPRERLDEVQKRLRETPGTTVLIYDQTCAAEKRRRRKRKLMVDPPKRVMINSLVCEGCGDCGVKSNCVSVLPLETEFGRKRSIDQSSCNKDYSCVEGFCPSFVTVHGGALRKPKPRAGAIDPAALPMPSLPDLELPWNILVTGIGGTGVVTIGALIGMAAHLEGKGTSVLDQTGLAQKGGAVTTHVRIARRPDDIHAVRIAAGEADLVLGCDMVVVNDYWALSKIRADRSNVVLNTYEAMPGTFTRQPDMQFPAADIVQAVRTALGGRDPALVDGSALATALLGDAIGANLFMLGYAWQKGWVPVGLDALMRAVELNGAAVEMNRKAFTWGRMAAVDVAAVQAAAAGEEVAAEVVALPIDDLRLSSGLDELIARRERFLTGYQNAAYAARWRALVERVRVAEQQVAPGRSALTEAVARNAAKLMAYKDEYEVARLYTSGEFRRRLEQTFDGDYKVRLHLAPPLLSRRDADGHLVKREFGPWLLKAFGLLAKLKGLRGTWLDPFGHTAERRMERRLVEEYFATADELLAGLAPDNHALAVEIASIPADIRGFGHVKEAHLERARARWTELMARWRAPVPRLRSAA, encoded by the coding sequence ATGTCCGCCAGCCTTTCCGCGCCCGCGATCGATGCCGGGTACACCCTCGAGCACAAGTACACCCGCACCCAGGGCCGGATCTACCTGAGCGGCGTGCAGGCGCTGGTGCGCCTGCCGCTGATGCAGCGGATGCGCGACCAGGCCGCGGGGCTGAATACCGCCGGCTTCATCTCCGGCTACCGTGGCTCGCCGCTGGGCGGCTTCGACCTGGAACTGTGGCGTGCCCGCAAGCACCTGTCAGCGGCCGCCGTGAAGTTCGTGCCCGGCCTCAACGAGGACCTGGGCGCGACCATGGTCTGGGGCAGCCAGCAGGCCAATCTGTTCCCCGGCGCGAAGCACGACGGCGTCTATGCCATGTGGTACGGCAAGGGCCCGGGCGTCGACCGTTGCGGCGACGTCTTCAAGCACGGCAACGCCGCCGGCACCTCGCGCCATGGCGGTGTGCTGGCCCTGGCCGCCGACGACCACGCCTGCCGCAGCTCGACCCTGCCGCACGGCTCCGAGCACGAGTTCGTCTCGGCGCTGATGCCGGTGCTCAACCCGGCCGGCGTCCAGGACATCCTCGACATGGGCCTGCTCGGCTGGGCGATGAGCCGCTTCACCGGCCGCTGGGTCGGCTTCAAGACCATCGCCGAGACCGTCGAATCCTCGGCCAGCGTCACCGTCGACCCGCACCAGCTCGACATCGTGGTGCCGGGCGACTTCCCGCTGCCGCCGGGCGGCCTCAACATCCGCTGGCCGGATCCGCCGCTGGACCAGGAGATGCGCCTGCACCAGTACGCGGTCGACGCGGCGATCGCCTTCGCGCGCGCCAACGGCATCGACCGCACGGTATTCGACTCGCCACGTGCGCGGCTGGGGATCGTCACCACCGGCAAGAGCTACCTGGACGTGCTGCAGGCGCTGGAATACCTGGGCATCGACGCCGAGGCCTGCCGCGACATCGGCATCCGCGTCTACAAGGTCGGCATGACCTGGCCGCTGGAGCCGGCCGGCATCCGCGAGTTCGCGCGCGGCCTGGAGGACATCGTCGTCGTCGAGGAGAAGCGCGCCTTCATCGAGTCGCAGATGAAGGAGGCCATGTACAACTGGGACCACGAGCGGCGCCCGAGCATCGTCGGCAAGTACGACGAATCCGGCGACTGGATCCTGCCCAGCACCTCGGAACTGACCCCGGCGCGCATCGCCCGGGTCATCGCCGGGCGGTTGGCGCGCTTCTTCAGCAGCGAGCGCATCGAGCAGCGCCTGAAGTGGATCGCCGCCAAGGAGGCCGAGCTGGCCCTGCCGCGGCCGGTGTTCCCGCGCGCCGCGCACTACTGCTCGGGCTGCCCGCACAACACCTCGACCGTGGTCCCGGAGGGCTCCCGGGCGCTGGGCGGCATCGGCTGCCACTACATGGTCACCTGGATGGACCGGCGCACCGACACCTTCACCCAGATGGGCGGCGAGGGCGTGACCTGGTGCGGGCAGGCGCCGTTCACCAGCGAGAAGCACGTCTTCCAGAACCTCGGCGACGGCACCTACTTCCATTCCGGCTCGCTGGCGATCCGCCAGGCGATCGCCGCCGGCGTCAACATCACCTACAAGATCCTCTACAACGACGCGGTGGCGATGACCGGCGGCCAGCCGGTCGACGGCACCCTGACCGTGCCCGACATCGCCCACCAGGTGCGCGCCGAGGGGGTGGCCACGATCGTCGTGCTGTCCGACGACATCGGCAAGTGGAGCCGTCCGGAGATCTTCCCCGAGGGCGTCGAGTTCGCGCCCCGCGAGCGGCTGGACGAGGTCCAGAAGCGCCTGCGCGAGACCCCCGGCACCACCGTGCTGATCTACGACCAGACCTGCGCCGCCGAGAAGCGTCGCCGCCGCAAGCGCAAGCTGATGGTCGACCCGCCCAAGCGGGTCATGATCAACTCGCTGGTCTGCGAGGGCTGCGGCGACTGCGGCGTGAAGTCCAATTGCGTGTCGGTGCTGCCGCTGGAGACCGAGTTCGGCCGCAAGCGCAGCATCGACCAGAGCAGCTGCAACAAGGACTATTCCTGCGTCGAGGGCTTCTGCCCCAGCTTCGTCACCGTGCACGGCGGCGCCCTGCGCAAGCCGAAGCCGCGCGCCGGCGCGATCGACCCGGCCGCGCTGCCGATGCCGTCGCTGCCGGACCTGGAGCTGCCCTGGAACATCCTGGTCACCGGCATCGGCGGCACCGGCGTGGTCACCATCGGTGCCCTGATCGGCATGGCCGCGCACCTGGAAGGCAAGGGCACCAGCGTGCTCGACCAGACCGGCCTGGCCCAGAAGGGTGGCGCGGTCACCACCCACGTGCGCATCGCCCGGCGGCCCGACGACATCCACGCGGTGCGCATCGCCGCCGGCGAGGCCGACCTGGTGCTGGGCTGCGACATGGTCGTGGTCAACGACTACTGGGCGTTGTCGAAGATCCGCGCCGACCGCTCCAACGTGGTGCTGAACACCTACGAGGCGATGCCCGGCACCTTCACCCGGCAGCCGGACATGCAGTTCCCGGCCGCCGACATCGTGCAGGCCGTGCGCACCGCCCTGGGCGGCCGCGACCCGGCCCTGGTCGACGGCAGCGCCCTGGCCACCGCCCTGCTCGGCGACGCGATCGGCGCCAACCTGTTCATGCTCGGCTACGCCTGGCAGAAGGGCTGGGTGCCGGTCGGCCTGGACGCGCTGATGCGTGCCGTGGAGCTCAACGGCGCCGCGGTCGAGATGAACCGCAAGGCCTTCACCTGGGGCCGCATGGCCGCGGTCGACGTCGCCGCCGTGCAGGCCGCGGCGGCCGGCGAGGAGGTCGCTGCCGAGGTGGTCGCGCTGCCGATCGACGACCTGCGCCTGTCCTCCGGCCTGGACGAGCTGATCGCCCGCCGCGAGCGCTTCCTGACCGGTTACCAGAACGCCGCCTACGCGGCGCGCTGGCGCGCCCTGGTCGAGCGCGTGCGCGTCGCCGAGCAGCAGGTCGCGCCCGGCCGTAGCGCGCTGACCGAGGCGGTCGCCCGCAACGCCGCCAAGCTGATGGCCTACAAGGACGAGTACGAGGTCGCCCGCCTGTACACCAGCGGCGAGTTCCGCCGGCGCCTGGAGCAGACCTTCGACGGCGACTACAAGGTGCGCCTGCACCTCGCCCCGCCACTGCTCAGCCGCCGCGACGCCGACGGCCACCTGGTCAAGCGCGAGTTCGGGCCATGGCTGCTGAAGGCCTTCGGCCTGCTGGCGAAGCTCAAGGGCCTGCGCGGCACCTGGCTGGACCCGTTCGGCCACACCGCCGAGCGGCGCATGGAGCGGCGCCTGGTCGAGGAGTACTTCGCCACCGCCGACGAGCTGCTGGCCGGCCTGGCCCCCGACAACCATGCCCTGGCGGTGGAGATCGCCTCGATCCCGGCCGACATCCGCGGCTTCGGGCACGTCAAGGAGGCGCACCTTGAACGCGCCCGGGCACGCTGGACCGAGTTGATGGCCCGCTGGCGGGCGCCGGTCCCGCGGCTGCGCTCGGCCGCTTGA
- a CDS encoding serine hydrolase produces the protein MTSTARLLACLLPALFVALPQSAAARSEAPDIEAAASQLLEAAVRDPSGPGMAVLLARGDTVLFRDARGMASIELGVPLSPDHVFRIGSVTKQIAAAGLLKLVDEGKVALDDPLAKFLPDYPNGGAITVAQLLNHTSGIKSYTGIAGYMDQEIRRDLDTSALIAVFADQPVDFAPGEGWNYNNSGYVLVGAVIEKASGMAWDRWLERSLLRPLALERTRSGATRQVIAGHVSGYSAGADGGHTVAAPLSMTQPHAAGALVSTVDDLWRWNRALHGGQVLSAPTYARMIAPEGKAAEPPQRYGYGIQAGTVRGRTTLEHGGGIHGFISLLVYVPEADITVAVLRNADASGGQAVGVLARRLAALALGDPYPALTPVPVPDDELKSLEGVYRLDADNARVLRFKDGALTSQRSGGMAFPLIPVGNDSFAFADSLSRLAIERDADGKPTAMRFFADGEGEGELWPRTDDSIEARTGIELPRAALERLVGDYAGEELTFKVFFDESDTLRVQVPGQPAFQLHAESASRLFITEVDAAFEFAPATGAVETATLMQGSARIEARRRSD, from the coding sequence ATGACTTCAACAGCTCGCCTGTTGGCCTGCCTGCTGCCCGCCCTCTTCGTAGCGCTGCCCCAGTCGGCCGCCGCCCGCAGCGAGGCGCCCGACATCGAGGCAGCCGCCTCGCAGCTGCTGGAAGCTGCAGTGCGCGATCCCTCCGGTCCCGGCATGGCGGTGCTGCTGGCCCGGGGCGACACCGTGCTGTTCCGCGATGCCCGCGGCATGGCCAGCATCGAGCTGGGCGTGCCGCTGTCGCCCGACCACGTGTTCCGGATCGGCTCGGTCACCAAGCAGATCGCCGCCGCCGGCCTGCTGAAGCTGGTCGACGAAGGCAAGGTCGCGCTCGACGACCCGCTGGCCAAGTTCCTGCCCGACTACCCGAACGGCGGGGCGATCACCGTCGCGCAGCTGCTCAACCACACTTCGGGCATCAAGAGCTACACAGGCATCGCCGGCTACATGGACCAGGAGATCCGCAGGGATCTCGACACCAGCGCCCTGATCGCCGTGTTCGCCGACCAACCGGTCGACTTCGCCCCCGGCGAGGGCTGGAACTACAACAACTCCGGGTACGTCCTGGTCGGCGCGGTGATCGAGAAGGCCAGCGGCATGGCCTGGGACCGCTGGCTTGAACGCAGCCTGCTCCGCCCGCTGGCACTGGAACGGACGCGCTCCGGCGCCACCAGGCAGGTCATCGCCGGTCACGTCAGCGGCTACAGCGCCGGCGCCGACGGCGGCCACACCGTGGCGGCACCGCTGAGCATGACCCAGCCGCATGCCGCTGGTGCCCTGGTCTCCACCGTCGACGACCTGTGGCGCTGGAACCGCGCCCTGCATGGCGGCCAGGTGCTGTCCGCGCCGACCTATGCGCGCATGATCGCGCCCGAGGGCAAGGCCGCCGAGCCGCCGCAGCGCTACGGCTACGGCATCCAGGCCGGCACCGTGCGCGGCCGGACGACGCTCGAGCATGGCGGCGGCATCCACGGCTTCATCTCCCTGCTGGTGTACGTGCCCGAGGCCGACATCACCGTCGCCGTGCTGCGCAATGCCGACGCCAGCGGCGGCCAGGCGGTCGGCGTGCTGGCGCGCCGGCTGGCGGCGCTGGCGCTGGGCGATCCCTACCCGGCGCTGACCCCGGTGCCGGTACCCGACGACGAACTGAAGTCCCTGGAGGGCGTCTACCGTCTCGATGCCGACAATGCCCGCGTGCTGCGCTTCAAGGACGGCGCGCTGACCTCGCAGCGCAGCGGCGGCATGGCGTTCCCGCTGATCCCGGTCGGCAACGACAGCTTCGCGTTCGCCGACTCGCTCAGCCGACTGGCGATCGAACGCGACGCCGACGGCAAGCCGACCGCGATGCGCTTCTTCGCCGACGGCGAGGGCGAAGGCGAGCTGTGGCCGCGCACCGACGATTCGATCGAGGCGCGCACCGGCATAGAGCTGCCGCGCGCGGCGCTCGAGCGCCTGGTCGGCGACTATGCGGGGGAGGAGCTCACCTTCAAGGTGTTCTTCGACGAGTCCGACACGCTGCGCGTGCAGGTACCCGGCCAGCCGGCCTTCCAGCTCCATGCCGAATCGGCCAGCCGCCTGTTCATTACCGAAGTCGACGCCGCATTCGAGTTCGCCCCGGCCACCGGCGCGGTCGAGACCGCGACCCTGATGCAGGGCTCGGCGCGCATCGAGGCCCGGCGCCGATCGGACTGA
- a CDS encoding pseudouridine synthase encodes MRLNKHIAATGFCSRREADRLIAAGRVTVGGRRGGIGTEVAPGEEVLLDGQPLPARTVRAGRAHVYIALNKPVGVTCTTESGVRDNIVDFVGHEQRIFPIGRLDKDSEGLILLTSNGDIVNEILRAENRHEKEYLVAVNKPVTPEFLAGMARGVRVHGEMTLPCRTARIAKYGFRIVLTQGLNRQIRLMAAAFGYRVTQLRRVRIDNLKLGTLKPGQWRNLTAAELAGLLPGRSDW; translated from the coding sequence ATGCGCCTGAACAAGCACATCGCCGCCACCGGCTTCTGTTCCCGGCGCGAGGCCGACCGGCTGATCGCCGCCGGCCGGGTGACCGTCGGCGGCCGGCGCGGCGGCATCGGCACCGAGGTGGCGCCGGGCGAGGAGGTCCTGCTCGACGGCCAGCCGCTGCCGGCGCGGACCGTGCGCGCCGGACGCGCCCACGTCTACATCGCGCTCAACAAGCCGGTCGGCGTCACCTGCACGACCGAGTCCGGCGTGCGCGACAACATCGTCGACTTCGTCGGCCACGAGCAGCGCATCTTCCCGATCGGCCGCCTGGACAAGGATTCCGAGGGGCTGATCCTGCTGACCAGCAACGGCGATATCGTCAACGAGATCCTGCGCGCCGAGAACCGCCACGAGAAGGAATACCTGGTGGCGGTCAACAAGCCGGTGACGCCGGAGTTCCTGGCCGGCATGGCGCGCGGCGTGCGCGTGCATGGCGAGATGACCCTGCCCTGCCGAACCGCCAGGATCGCCAAGTACGGCTTCCGCATCGTGCTGACCCAGGGCCTGAACCGGCAGATCCGACTGATGGCCGCGGCGTTCGGCTACCGGGTCACGCAGCTGCGCCGGGTGCGCATCGACAACCTGAAGCTGGGCACGCTCAAGCCCGGCCAGTGGCGCAACCTGACCGCCGCCGAGCTGGCCGGCCTGCTGCCCGGGCGCAGCGACTGGTGA
- a CDS encoding DUF1428 domain-containing protein, which translates to MSTYVDGYVLPVPRARLEEYRQIAARAGAVWREHGALSYRECAGDDLAVEGMLPFTELSGAGPDDTVVFAWVEFASRAERDRINALVMNDPRLAGMSPEAMPFDCRRMAYGGFQTLVAA; encoded by the coding sequence ATGTCCACCTATGTCGATGGCTATGTCCTTCCCGTCCCCCGCGCCCGCCTCGAGGAGTACCGGCAGATCGCCGCCAGGGCCGGCGCGGTCTGGCGCGAGCACGGCGCGCTGTCCTACCGCGAGTGCGCCGGCGACGACCTGGCCGTGGAAGGCATGCTGCCGTTCACCGAGCTGTCCGGCGCCGGTCCGGACGACACCGTGGTGTTCGCCTGGGTGGAGTTCGCCTCGCGCGCCGAGCGCGACCGCATCAACGCCCTGGTGATGAACGACCCGCGCCTGGCCGGGATGTCGCCGGAGGCCATGCCGTTCGACTGCCGGCGCATGGCCTACGGCGGCTTCCAGACCCTGGTCGCGGCCTGA
- the dbpA gene encoding ATP-dependent RNA helicase DbpA has product MDSFDTLALDPALRQAVAAAGYTTPTPIQARTLPVILAGQDLLAMAPTGSGKTAAFGLGLLQRLQPGLLRTQALVLCPTRELADQVARSLRKLAAGIGNVKLTLVTGGVPAAPQRASLVQPPQVVVGTPGRVLEMLEQGLIDPDAIAGFVLDEADRMLDMGFAEAIEAIVRRLPSGRQSLLFSATWPDAIRAMARTTLHEPVEVTVDEAGQQPRIEHVFHETDPARRNDALVALLLVNRPRAAVVFCNTRKEADEVAARLRDEGFDALALHGDMEQRDRDETLLRFGNGSLSVLVASDVAARGLDIDEVDCVVNHALPSDADAYTHRVGRTARAGRTGLALSLVAPAEMARAQRIRDALGIEPRWAPTGLPVGGAARAAPRAAMATVRIDAGRVDKLRPGDILGALTGAAAVPAEAIGRIDLFPTRAYVAIRRDLAKAAAAALQAGRIKGRSRRVRLV; this is encoded by the coding sequence ATGGATTCCTTCGACACCCTCGCCCTCGACCCCGCCCTGCGCCAGGCGGTCGCCGCCGCCGGCTACACCACGCCGACGCCCATCCAGGCCCGCACCCTGCCGGTGATCCTCGCCGGCCAGGACCTGCTGGCGATGGCGCCGACCGGCAGCGGCAAGACCGCCGCCTTCGGCCTGGGCCTGCTGCAGCGGCTGCAGCCGGGCCTGCTGCGCACCCAGGCCCTGGTCCTGTGCCCGACCCGCGAACTGGCCGACCAGGTGGCGCGCAGCCTGCGCAAGCTCGCCGCCGGCATCGGCAACGTCAAGCTGACCCTGGTCACCGGCGGCGTGCCGGCCGCACCGCAGCGCGCCTCCCTGGTGCAGCCGCCGCAGGTGGTGGTCGGCACCCCGGGGCGGGTGCTGGAAATGCTCGAGCAGGGCCTGATCGACCCGGACGCGATCGCCGGCTTCGTGCTGGACGAGGCCGATCGCATGCTGGACATGGGCTTCGCCGAGGCCATCGAGGCGATCGTGCGGCGGCTGCCGTCCGGCCGCCAGAGCCTGCTGTTCTCGGCGACCTGGCCGGACGCGATCCGCGCCATGGCGCGCACCACGCTGCACGAGCCGGTCGAGGTCACCGTCGACGAGGCCGGCCAGCAGCCGCGCATCGAGCACGTCTTCCACGAGACCGACCCGGCCCGCCGCAACGACGCCCTGGTCGCCCTGCTGCTGGTCAACCGGCCGCGCGCCGCCGTGGTGTTCTGCAACACCCGCAAGGAGGCCGACGAGGTCGCCGCGCGCCTGCGCGACGAGGGCTTCGACGCCCTCGCCCTGCACGGCGACATGGAGCAGCGCGACCGCGACGAGACCCTGCTGCGCTTCGGCAACGGCAGCCTGTCGGTGCTGGTCGCCAGCGACGTCGCCGCGCGCGGCCTGGACATCGACGAGGTGGACTGCGTGGTCAACCACGCCCTGCCCTCCGACGCCGACGCCTACACGCACCGGGTCGGCCGCACCGCGCGCGCCGGCCGCACCGGCCTGGCGCTGAGCCTGGTGGCGCCGGCCGAGATGGCGCGCGCACAGCGCATCCGCGACGCCCTGGGCATCGAACCGCGCTGGGCGCCGACCGGCCTGCCCGTCGGTGGCGCGGCGCGAGCGGCGCCACGTGCGGCGATGGCGACCGTGCGCATCGACGCCGGCCGCGTCGACAAGCTGCGCCCCGGCGACATCCTGGGCGCGCTGACCGGTGCCGCCGCGGTACCTGCCGAGGCCATCGGCCGCATCGACCTGTTCCCCACCCGCGCCTACGTCGCCATCCGCCGCGACCTGGCAAAGGCCGCCGCCGCGGCCCTGCAGGCCGGCCGCATCAAGGGCCGCAGCCGCCGCGTGCGGCTGGTCTGA
- a CDS encoding YciI family protein, with protein sequence MKYLLLIYNDAALLDALPPEEFEHRLAHCYERAGELMADGRLLGSERLEKPETAATVRIRDDELAVTDGPFAETKEYLAGFNVVEARDMNEAIRLAAGFPWARTGSVEVRPIAQSLPG encoded by the coding sequence ATGAAGTACCTGCTGCTGATCTACAACGATGCCGCCCTGCTCGACGCCTTGCCGCCCGAAGAGTTCGAGCACCGCCTGGCGCACTGCTACGAGCGCGCCGGCGAGCTGATGGCCGACGGCCGCCTGCTCGGCTCCGAGCGGCTGGAGAAGCCGGAGACCGCCGCCACCGTGCGCATCCGCGACGACGAGCTGGCGGTGACCGACGGCCCGTTCGCCGAGACCAAGGAGTACCTGGCCGGCTTCAATGTCGTCGAGGCGCGCGACATGAACGAGGCGATCCGCCTGGCCGCCGGCTTTCCCTGGGCGCGCACCGGCAGCGTCGAGGTTCGGCCGATCGCGCAGTCCCTGCCCGGCTGA
- a CDS encoding RNA polymerase sigma factor produces the protein MESAWREHSRHALATLVRLLGDFDLAEEALHDAFRAALEQWPAQGVPGNPYSWLVSAGRFKAIDQIRRRRRYDLDDGRIAERVAAADGDPAEAEIDAVGDDRLRLVFTCCHPVLAPEARVALTLREVCGLATEEIARAFLVPVPTLAQRIVRAKAKLRQARVGYQVPGHAELPARLASVLQVVYLVFNEGHSASAGAQAVRHDLVEEAIRLGRLLVALLPEPEAVGLLALMLLHASRRHARIGADGALVLLPDQDRGRWDRALIDEGLALVRLALRARPPRSYALQAAIAAVHAEAATAEATDWPQIVALYDLLLRVDPSPVVALNRAVAVAERDGPAPALALVDDLLAEGALAGYHLAHATRAELLRRLDRTDEARAAYQRALRLVRQLPERAFLSDRLAALP, from the coding sequence GTGGAGTCGGCCTGGCGCGAGCATTCCCGCCACGCGCTGGCCACCCTGGTACGCCTGCTCGGCGACTTCGACCTGGCCGAGGAGGCGCTGCACGACGCCTTCCGCGCCGCGCTCGAGCAGTGGCCGGCGCAAGGCGTGCCCGGCAATCCCTACAGCTGGCTGGTCTCGGCCGGCCGCTTCAAGGCCATCGACCAGATCCGCCGGCGGCGCCGCTACGACCTCGACGATGGCCGCATCGCCGAGCGGGTCGCCGCCGCGGACGGCGACCCGGCCGAGGCCGAGATCGACGCGGTCGGCGACGACCGCCTGCGCCTGGTGTTCACCTGCTGCCATCCGGTGCTGGCGCCGGAGGCGCGCGTCGCCCTGACCCTGCGCGAAGTCTGCGGCCTTGCCACCGAGGAGATCGCGCGCGCCTTCCTTGTGCCGGTGCCGACCCTGGCGCAGCGCATCGTGCGCGCCAAGGCGAAGCTGCGCCAGGCCCGGGTCGGCTACCAGGTGCCGGGGCACGCGGAGCTGCCGGCGCGCCTGGCCAGCGTCCTGCAGGTGGTCTACCTGGTGTTCAACGAGGGCCACAGCGCCAGCGCCGGCGCGCAGGCGGTGCGCCACGACCTGGTCGAGGAGGCGATCCGCCTGGGCCGCCTGCTGGTCGCCCTGCTGCCCGAACCCGAGGCGGTCGGCCTGCTCGCCCTGATGCTGCTGCACGCCTCGCGCCGTCACGCCCGCATCGGCGCCGACGGCGCCCTGGTGCTGCTGCCCGACCAGGACCGCGGCCGCTGGGACCGCGCCCTGATCGACGAGGGCCTGGCCCTGGTCCGCCTGGCCCTGCGCGCCCGGCCGCCGCGCAGCTATGCCCTGCAGGCGGCGATCGCCGCCGTGCACGCCGAGGCGGCGACCGCGGAGGCCACCGACTGGCCGCAGATCGTCGCCCTCTACGACCTGCTGCTGCGCGTCGATCCCTCACCCGTGGTCGCGCTCAACCGCGCCGTCGCGGTCGCCGAGCGCGACGGCCCGGCGCCGGCCCTGGCCCTGGTCGACGACCTGCTCGCCGAGGGGGCTCTGGCCGGCTACCACCTGGCCCATGCCACCCGCGCCGAACTGCTGCGCCGGCTGGACCGTACCGACGAGGCGCGCGCCGCCTACCAGCGTGCGCTCCGCCTGGTGCGGCAACTGCCGGAACGCGCCTTCCTGTCCGACCGGCTGGCGGCACTGCCATGA
- a CDS encoding ABC transporter ATP-binding protein, whose translation MNPDDDVILDIQGLDKRYRDGLVALRGVDLHIRRGEIFALLGPNGAGKTTLISIVCGLVNASAGTVRVDGFDIVRDFRQTRARIGLVPQELAVDAFETVRATVAFSRGLMGRPPDPGHVERVLRQLSLWDKRDAQVRTLSGGMKRRVLIAKALAHEPSLLFLDEPTAGVDVELRHDMWAMVRELRERGTTVVLTTHYIEEAEEMADRIGVMRRGELVVVEETASLMRRLGSRQLTVVMQSPLPAVPPALADLPLSLSDDGVTLTYSFDAQAQSSGIADLLRRLAGQGIDVRDLHTSETSLEDIFVGLVREAAA comes from the coding sequence ATGAATCCCGACGACGACGTCATCCTCGACATCCAGGGCCTGGACAAGCGCTATCGCGACGGCCTGGTGGCGCTGCGCGGCGTCGACCTGCATATCCGGCGCGGCGAGATCTTCGCGCTGCTGGGGCCGAACGGCGCAGGCAAGACCACGCTGATCAGCATCGTCTGCGGTCTGGTCAACGCCAGCGCCGGCACGGTGCGGGTGGACGGCTTCGACATCGTCCGCGACTTCCGCCAGACCCGGGCGCGGATCGGCCTGGTGCCGCAGGAGCTGGCGGTGGACGCCTTCGAGACGGTGCGCGCCACGGTGGCGTTCAGCCGCGGGCTGATGGGTCGGCCGCCCGACCCCGGCCATGTCGAGCGGGTGCTGCGCCAGCTCTCCCTGTGGGACAAGCGCGACGCCCAGGTGCGCACGCTGTCCGGCGGCATGAAGCGGCGGGTGCTGATCGCCAAGGCGTTGGCGCACGAGCCGTCCCTGCTGTTCCTTGACGAACCCACCGCTGGCGTCGACGTCGAGCTGCGCCACGACATGTGGGCGATGGTGCGGGAGTTGCGCGAGCGCGGCACCACGGTGGTGCTGACCACCCACTACATCGAGGAGGCCGAGGAGATGGCCGATCGCATCGGCGTGATGCGCCGCGGCGAGCTGGTGGTGGTCGAGGAGACCGCCTCGCTGATGCGCCGCCTGGGCAGCCGCCAGCTGACCGTGGTCATGCAGTCGCCGCTGCCGGCCGTGCCGCCGGCCCTGGCCGACCTGCCGCTGTCGCTGTCCGACGACGGCGTCACGCTCACCTACAGCTTCGATGCCCAGGCGCAGTCCAGCGGCATCGCCGACCTGCTGCGCCGGCTGGCCGGGCAGGGCATCGACGTGCGCGACCTGCACACCTCGGAGACCTCGCTGGAGGACATCTTCGTCGGCCTGGTGCGGGAGGCCGCGGCATGA